In Streptomyces sp. NBC_01439, the following are encoded in one genomic region:
- a CDS encoding abortive infection protein, with the protein MTSPPIGRRTLLAGVAAAATLCATAAGTGTARARTPASLTHKGVNFDTDRDVWRTEYVRREIAAVKEQLHGNAVLLLGHRLDRLTEAASIAAAHGLFVWFEPRQFDQDAEQTLAFLGSVARAAESLRTRYPCVGLSVGTELTIFMSGLVPGKDYAERGRALGRPESAGYQQRLNAFLGRAVGTVRPLFHGPVTYSSGDWEQVDWHGFDVVGANLYRNGDNRTSYTRALRALHRHGKPVVITEFGCCTFTGAGELGGSGFTAVDWEREPPVVKDGYVRDEREQAAEVGALLDLYAAERVYGAFVYNFIAPDSPYSPQRCHDLDIASFALVRTYPSGTRRGYAETGQWAPKQSFRAVADRFRCRTP; encoded by the coding sequence ATGACCTCACCACCGATCGGCCGCCGGACCCTGCTGGCCGGTGTCGCGGCCGCAGCCACCCTCTGCGCCACCGCCGCCGGCACCGGCACCGCACGTGCCCGGACACCCGCATCGCTCACCCACAAGGGAGTCAACTTCGACACCGACCGTGACGTCTGGCGGACGGAGTACGTGCGCCGGGAGATCGCGGCCGTCAAGGAGCAGTTGCACGGCAACGCCGTTCTGCTGCTCGGCCACCGGCTCGACCGGCTGACCGAGGCCGCGTCGATCGCCGCCGCGCACGGCCTGTTCGTCTGGTTCGAGCCGCGGCAGTTCGACCAGGACGCCGAGCAGACCCTCGCCTTCCTCGGCTCGGTGGCACGCGCCGCAGAGTCGCTGCGCACCCGGTATCCCTGTGTGGGCCTCTCGGTCGGCACGGAACTGACCATCTTCATGTCCGGCCTGGTGCCGGGAAAGGACTACGCGGAGCGCGGCCGGGCGCTGGGGCGCCCGGAGTCGGCCGGCTACCAGCAGCGGCTGAACGCCTTCCTGGGCCGGGCGGTCGGGACCGTCCGGCCGCTGTTCCACGGGCCGGTCACCTACAGTTCCGGCGACTGGGAACAGGTCGACTGGCACGGCTTCGACGTCGTCGGCGCCAACCTGTACCGCAACGGCGACAACAGGACCAGCTATACCCGGGCCCTGCGCGCGCTGCACCGGCACGGCAAACCGGTCGTCATCACCGAGTTCGGCTGCTGCACCTTCACGGGGGCCGGGGAACTGGGCGGTTCGGGCTTCACCGCGGTGGACTGGGAGCGGGAACCCCCCGTCGTCAAGGACGGCTACGTGCGCGACGAGCGCGAGCAGGCCGCCGAGGTCGGGGCGCTGCTGGACCTCTACGCGGCCGAGCGCGTGTACGGGGCGTTCGTCTACAACTTCATCGCGCCCGATTCCCCGTACTCGCCGCAGCGCTGCCACGACCTGGACATCGCCAGCTTCGCGCTCGTCAGGACGTATCCGTCCGGAACCCGGCGCGGCTACGCGGAAACCGGGCAGTGGGCACCCAAGCAGTCCTTCCGCGCGGTGGCCGACCGGTTCCGCTGCCGCACCCCCTAG
- a CDS encoding LutC/YkgG family protein, translated as MSSKDRILGRIRRALRDDAPEVAIPRDYLPVHGTRTPAERVDLLAAHLTEYRAVVHRTDEEALPALLTRLLDARGAQSVLVPPGLPPRWLPSGGPTRVPDRAASTPYELDRVDSVVTGCALAVAETGTIVLDGGPGQGRRRITLIPDHHICVIRVPDQVVDSVPQALPLLDPARPLTWISGPSATSDIELDRVEGVHGPRTLEVVLVGTQ; from the coding sequence ATGAGCAGCAAGGACCGCATCCTCGGCCGGATCCGCCGGGCGCTGCGCGACGACGCGCCCGAAGTGGCGATCCCCCGCGACTACCTCCCCGTCCACGGCACCCGGACCCCGGCGGAGCGGGTGGACCTGCTCGCCGCCCACCTCACCGAGTACCGGGCCGTGGTCCACCGCACGGACGAGGAGGCGCTGCCCGCGCTGCTGACGCGGCTCCTGGACGCGCGGGGCGCGCAGTCGGTGCTCGTCCCGCCCGGCCTGCCCCCGCGCTGGCTCCCGTCCGGGGGCCCCACCCGCGTACCCGACCGGGCGGCCTCCACCCCGTACGAACTGGACCGGGTCGACAGCGTGGTCACCGGCTGCGCCCTGGCCGTCGCCGAGACCGGCACGATCGTCCTCGACGGCGGCCCCGGCCAGGGACGGCGCCGCATCACCCTGATCCCGGACCACCACATCTGCGTGATCCGGGTACCGGACCAGGTGGTGGACTCCGTCCCGCAGGCCCTGCCGCTCCTCGACCCGGCCCGCCCGCTGACGTGGATCTCCGGCCCCTCCGCCACCAGCGACATCGAACTCGACCGGGTGGAGGGCGTCCACGGACCCCGCACCCTGGAAGTGGTCCTCGTGGGCACACAATGA
- a CDS encoding amino acid permease produces the protein MTAIQQPAAPAPLPGGPGRRSPRRSVLFFAFAFAVIADPVSSVAYAMEAALRALHGDLALLLPTMSLVVGLVVVVTANYWQLVRRFPKGGGAAAAAGRAFGPRWTFVPIGALVVDFVLTIGISIAAAASAVIALFPAAAPFRVPLALLLLLVVAGLTWFGHGGRLLFAVMTVLFVLVCVAVLVHGFVSPHTIGEAPASTDPGRSAALAVVLAFPVAMALATGIEAPSTAIAQLGQLDDTHRRRFGRGTLALLLVIVGGLTLALTALAVRLRIGIPGKDSTQIADIAHAAAGSGWLYGAFQVTSSLLLLAAASSSFQAGPGLLKALAGTPERPGVLPELLGRINRHHTPYWSVVVYLAAAAVIIVAAAGEEQELVLFYAVAVFVSFLVGLLAMTRFARTERKIALAWLNAMAAVAVAFTLLVNLLRGWPILSLVATLAIGGAFYLRWVRAGRPSDIEDVEARAEAD, from the coding sequence ATGACCGCCATACAGCAGCCCGCTGCGCCTGCGCCCTTGCCGGGCGGGCCCGGCCGCCGCAGTCCGCGCCGCTCGGTCCTCTTCTTCGCGTTCGCCTTCGCGGTGATCGCAGATCCGGTCTCCTCCGTCGCCTACGCCATGGAGGCGGCGCTGCGCGCCTTGCACGGCGATCTCGCCCTGCTGCTGCCGACGATGTCGCTGGTGGTGGGCCTGGTCGTGGTGGTCACCGCCAACTACTGGCAACTGGTACGCCGTTTCCCCAAGGGCGGCGGGGCGGCCGCCGCGGCCGGGCGGGCCTTCGGGCCGCGCTGGACGTTCGTACCGATCGGCGCGCTCGTCGTCGACTTCGTCCTGACCATCGGGATCTCCATCGCAGCCGCCGCCAGCGCCGTGATCGCCCTCTTCCCCGCCGCCGCGCCCTTCCGCGTCCCGCTCGCCCTGCTCCTGCTGCTGGTCGTGGCCGGGTTGACCTGGTTCGGACACGGCGGGCGGCTGCTGTTCGCCGTCATGACCGTGCTCTTCGTGCTCGTCTGCGTCGCCGTACTCGTACACGGCTTCGTCTCACCGCACACCATCGGTGAGGCCCCCGCCTCGACGGACCCGGGCCGCTCCGCCGCCCTCGCGGTCGTCCTCGCCTTCCCCGTCGCGATGGCCCTGGCCACCGGCATCGAGGCGCCGTCCACGGCCATCGCGCAGCTCGGCCAGCTCGACGACACCCACCGCCGCCGCTTCGGGCGGGGCACCCTCGCCCTGCTCCTGGTCATCGTCGGGGGCCTCACCCTGGCCCTGACCGCGCTCGCCGTGCGCCTCCGCATCGGCATCCCGGGCAAGGACTCCACCCAGATCGCCGACATCGCCCACGCCGCCGCCGGATCCGGCTGGCTCTACGGAGCCTTCCAGGTGACCAGCTCCCTCCTGCTCTTGGCCGCTGCCAGCTCCTCCTTCCAGGCAGGCCCGGGACTCCTCAAGGCTCTGGCCGGCACACCGGAGCGCCCGGGCGTGCTCCCCGAACTGCTGGGTCGGATCAACCGGCACCACACCCCGTACTGGTCCGTCGTCGTCTACCTGGCCGCGGCGGCGGTGATCATCGTGGCTGCTGCGGGGGAGGAGCAGGAGCTCGTCCTCTTCTACGCGGTGGCGGTCTTCGTCAGCTTCCTCGTCGGCCTGCTGGCCATGACCCGCTTCGCCCGTACCGAGCGCAAGATCGCCCTGGCCTGGCTGAATGCCATGGCGGCCGTCGCGGTGGCCTTCACCCTCCTGGTGAACCTCCTCCGCGGCTGGCCCATCCTCTCCCTGGTCGCCACCCTCGCCATCGGCGGAGCCTTCTACCTCCGCTGGGTCCGAGCCGGCCGCCCCTCCGACATCGAGGACGTGGAAGCCCGCGCCGAAGCCGACTGA
- a CDS encoding sensor histidine kinase, whose product MARGRLRIYLGAAPGVGKTYAMLEEGQRLASAGADVVVGFVEPHGRRPTAALAEGLEIISRRAMEYREASFTEMDLDGVLARQPQVALVDELAHTNVPGSRHAKRWQDVEELLDAGIDVVTTLNVQHLESLGDVVRQITGVPQRETLPDEVARRADQIELVDLPPELLRRRMLHGEIYPSDRIEAALTHYFRVGNLTALRELALLWLADRVEEGLQRYRAEHGITTPWETRERIMVALTGGPEGETLIRRSTRISARVPGSELLALHVVPSDGLTHGDPATLAAQRALVESLGGSYHQTTGDDIPEALLQFAEAENVTQIVLGASRRGRLSTFLRGGVGHRTIRRSGPIDVLVITHEHAAGSTSPLRLPHPSRATGPRRFWTAMLLAAITLPGLTALLVLLGEHVDLSLALVLYLLAVVVIALVGGLVPALVAALAAGLLADYYFTPPMHSLRVQHLADVIALVVYVVTAVIVGMAAGAAARSTYRAVRASSEARALSRLATAMMHGQDLPALLEQVREDFGLEAVSLLERDTGHAAEPRWYVVASTGEDPPERPYDADVDSPVGDDLTLAARGRPLSSDDQRVLGACAAQLGMAYSHGRLAAHDAETGLRAAAEHTRASLLLTASRDLRGPLRTADEALDGLGVGVGTDTRESRNLATARSSVRRAVQLLSDLDELSRLHAGALDLYLRPVDLDELLTAVLDDLGPGGHAIQCSLPELLPDVIADAAVLTRVLTALAAEAQRHSPPDRPARLTGKTRSGQVEIYMTDGTNDEVQGAERGTHASRTPDSLTLRMCRDLMETMGGTLETAPVGPGFAVTLTLPAAASRRPITPSAPSPTEDQ is encoded by the coding sequence ATGGCGCGTGGGCGATTGCGGATCTACCTCGGGGCCGCCCCGGGGGTGGGAAAGACGTACGCGATGCTGGAGGAAGGGCAGCGGCTGGCCTCGGCCGGTGCCGATGTGGTCGTCGGGTTCGTCGAGCCGCACGGGCGGCGGCCCACCGCTGCCCTCGCCGAGGGGCTGGAGATCATTTCCCGGCGCGCCATGGAGTACCGGGAGGCGAGCTTCACCGAGATGGACCTCGACGGGGTGCTCGCCCGCCAGCCGCAGGTCGCCCTGGTCGACGAACTGGCCCACACCAATGTGCCCGGCTCCCGCCATGCCAAGCGATGGCAGGACGTCGAGGAACTCCTGGACGCGGGGATCGACGTAGTCACCACGCTAAACGTCCAGCACCTGGAGTCCCTGGGCGACGTGGTCCGGCAGATCACCGGTGTCCCGCAGCGCGAGACCCTGCCCGACGAGGTGGCACGCCGCGCGGACCAGATCGAACTGGTGGACCTGCCGCCCGAGCTGCTGCGCCGACGCATGCTGCACGGCGAGATCTATCCCTCGGACCGCATCGAGGCCGCCCTCACCCACTACTTCCGCGTCGGCAACCTCACGGCCCTGCGCGAACTCGCCCTGCTGTGGCTCGCCGACCGCGTCGAGGAAGGACTGCAGCGCTACCGCGCGGAACACGGCATCACCACCCCCTGGGAAACCCGCGAGCGCATCATGGTCGCCCTCACCGGCGGCCCCGAGGGAGAAACTCTGATCCGCCGCAGCACCCGGATCAGCGCCCGAGTCCCCGGCAGCGAGCTGCTGGCATTGCACGTCGTACCGAGCGACGGCCTCACCCACGGCGATCCGGCCACCCTCGCCGCCCAGCGGGCCCTGGTGGAGTCCCTGGGCGGCAGCTACCACCAGACCACCGGCGACGACATCCCCGAGGCGCTGCTCCAGTTCGCGGAGGCCGAGAACGTCACGCAGATCGTGCTGGGCGCGAGCCGCCGCGGAAGGCTCTCCACGTTCCTCCGCGGCGGTGTGGGGCACCGGACGATCCGGCGATCCGGCCCCATCGACGTACTCGTGATCACCCATGAGCACGCCGCCGGCTCGACTTCCCCACTGCGACTGCCGCACCCGAGCCGCGCCACCGGCCCACGGCGCTTCTGGACGGCGATGCTGCTCGCGGCGATCACGCTCCCGGGCCTGACCGCCCTCCTGGTTCTCCTGGGCGAGCACGTGGACCTCTCCCTCGCCCTGGTGCTCTACCTGCTCGCCGTTGTCGTGATCGCCCTGGTCGGTGGACTCGTTCCCGCACTCGTGGCCGCTCTTGCCGCGGGACTGCTCGCCGACTACTACTTCACCCCGCCGATGCACTCGCTGCGCGTCCAGCACCTCGCCGACGTCATAGCGCTGGTGGTGTACGTCGTCACGGCCGTCATCGTCGGCATGGCCGCGGGTGCGGCCGCGCGCAGCACGTACCGGGCCGTCCGCGCGAGTTCCGAGGCCCGGGCACTGAGTCGGCTGGCCACCGCCATGATGCACGGCCAGGACCTGCCGGCCTTGCTCGAACAGGTACGGGAGGACTTCGGCCTGGAGGCGGTGAGTCTGTTGGAACGCGATACGGGGCATGCCGCCGAGCCCCGCTGGTACGTCGTCGCCAGCACCGGTGAGGATCCACCCGAGCGCCCGTACGACGCGGATGTGGACAGCCCCGTCGGCGACGACCTCACCCTGGCTGCCCGAGGGCGCCCGCTGAGCAGCGATGACCAGCGCGTACTGGGAGCGTGCGCGGCCCAGTTGGGCATGGCCTACTCGCACGGCCGGCTTGCTGCCCACGATGCCGAAACGGGCTTGCGCGCCGCAGCCGAGCACACCAGGGCCTCGCTCCTCCTCACCGCGAGCCGCGATCTGCGGGGCCCACTGCGCACAGCCGACGAAGCGCTGGATGGCCTCGGCGTCGGCGTCGGGACGGATACGAGGGAGAGTCGGAACCTCGCCACAGCCCGGTCGTCGGTGCGGCGTGCGGTCCAGCTCCTCTCGGACCTCGACGAGCTGAGCCGCCTGCACGCCGGGGCACTGGATCTGTATCTGCGACCGGTCGATCTCGACGAGCTGCTGACCGCCGTTCTGGACGACCTGGGGCCCGGTGGCCATGCGATCCAATGCAGCCTGCCGGAGCTGCTCCCCGACGTGATCGCCGACGCGGCCGTGCTCACTCGCGTGCTGACCGCTTTGGCGGCCGAGGCCCAGCGCCACAGCCCCCCGGACCGGCCCGCGCGGCTGACAGGCAAGACCCGGTCCGGTCAGGTGGAGATCTACATGACGGACGGAACCAACGACGAAGTGCAGGGCGCGGAACGCGGCACACATGCGAGTCGCACGCCGGACAGTCTGACCCTGCGGATGTGCCGTGACCTCATGGAGACCATGGGGGGCACCCTTGAAACCGCACCCGTCGGCCCCGGCTTTGCCGTGACGCTCACGCTTCCGGCAGCGGCCTCCCGGCGGCCGATCACCCCGTCTGCGCCCTCCCCGACGGAGGATCAGTGA
- a CDS encoding DUF309 domain-containing protein yields the protein MNARDRDVDGRARSARPRDGLGRPLAYGVPGVERQPEGVVRSAEQTVREAQRLLDAGMPFHAHEVFEDAWKSGPEAAAPLWRGLAQLAVGLTHAARGNAVGGARLLRRGAAAVEGLDGGPYGVDVPGLVRWAGELAGRVADGGPAVDAAREAPRLAPS from the coding sequence ATGAACGCACGGGATCGGGACGTCGACGGGCGGGCGCGCAGTGCGCGGCCCAGGGATGGGCTGGGGCGGCCGCTCGCCTACGGGGTGCCCGGGGTGGAACGGCAACCCGAAGGGGTGGTGCGCTCCGCCGAGCAGACCGTGCGGGAGGCGCAGCGGCTGTTGGACGCCGGGATGCCGTTCCATGCGCACGAGGTGTTCGAGGACGCCTGGAAGTCGGGTCCCGAGGCCGCGGCCCCGCTGTGGCGGGGGCTCGCGCAGCTCGCCGTCGGGTTGACGCACGCCGCGCGCGGCAACGCGGTGGGCGGGGCCCGGCTGCTGCGGCGCGGGGCCGCCGCGGTCGAGGGGCTCGACGGGGGGCCGTACGGGGTCGACGTGCCGGGCCTGGTCCGGTGGGCCGGGGAGCTGGCCGGCCGGGTGGCGGACGGTGGCCCGGCCGTCGATGCCGCGCGCGAGGCACCGAGGCTCGCCCCGAGCTAG
- a CDS encoding VOC family protein, with the protein MPSHIALTALLVNDYDEAIDFYTRALGFDLAEDTARSDGSRWVVVRPPGATESALLLARAKDEAQRSRVGDQTGGRVGHFLYTDDFARDHARMSAEGVRFLEEPRHEPYGSVAVFEDLYGNRWDLLQPAA; encoded by the coding sequence ATGCCCTCGCACATCGCCCTCACGGCCCTCCTCGTCAACGACTACGACGAGGCCATCGACTTCTACACCCGCGCCCTCGGCTTCGACCTCGCCGAGGACACCGCCCGCTCGGACGGCTCCCGCTGGGTCGTGGTCCGCCCGCCCGGCGCCACCGAATCCGCGCTCCTCCTGGCCCGCGCCAAGGACGAGGCCCAGCGCTCGCGCGTCGGGGACCAGACGGGCGGTCGCGTCGGCCACTTCCTGTACACCGACGACTTCGCCCGCGACCACGCCCGGATGAGCGCCGAAGGCGTCCGCTTCCTGGAGGAGCCGCGCCACGAGCCGTACGGCTCCGTCGCCGTCTTCGAAGACCTGTACGGCAACCGCTGGGACCTCCTCCAGCCCGCCGCCTAG